From a region of the Chthoniobacterales bacterium genome:
- a CDS encoding glycosyltransferase family 2 protein, with product MTETGVGGVSIVVPAYAEEVRIARTVRELRAFASGFPRLREVLVVVEPSGDRTAEVARQAAGQDPLVEVIENDTHRGKGFSVRTGMLAAAGDIVFFMDADLSVPLSYVAPFVAHLDAHPGTGAVIGNRRHPGSMITRRQPAAREQAGRWFNRCVRLLGLSACKDTQCGFKAFRREAVREIFSRTHIDGFAFDVEALFLARQLGVRVDELPVEWINDPHTKFRPFGDGWRSFRDLALVRLGARGPC from the coding sequence ATGACAGAAACCGGAGTGGGCGGCGTGTCAATTGTTGTCCCGGCTTACGCCGAGGAGGTGCGCATCGCCCGCACGGTGCGTGAGTTGCGCGCGTTCGCATCCGGATTTCCACGCCTGCGCGAGGTGCTCGTCGTGGTGGAGCCATCGGGCGACCGGACTGCGGAGGTGGCGCGCCAAGCCGCGGGGCAGGATCCGCTGGTTGAAGTGATCGAGAACGACACGCACCGCGGCAAGGGCTTTTCCGTGCGCACCGGGATGCTGGCAGCGGCGGGGGATATCGTTTTTTTCATGGATGCCGATCTCAGTGTGCCGCTGTCTTATGTCGCGCCATTCGTGGCGCACCTCGATGCGCACCCCGGCACCGGCGCAGTCATAGGGAACCGGCGCCACCCGGGCAGCATGATCACGCGCCGACAGCCCGCGGCGCGGGAGCAGGCGGGGCGCTGGTTCAACCGGTGTGTGCGGCTGCTCGGGCTGAGCGCATGCAAGGACACGCAATGCGGGTTCAAGGCGTTCCGCCGTGAAGCGGTCCGGGAAATCTTTTCCCGCACGCATATCGACGGCTTCGCCTTCGACGTGGAGGCGCTTTTCCTTGCTCGGCAACTGGGCGTTCGAGTGGACGAATTGCCCGTCGAGTGGATCAACGATCCGCACACCAAGTTCCGGCCCTTCGGCGACGGATGGCGCAGCTTCCGAGATTTGGCCTTGGTGCGGTTGGGTGCGCGCGGCCCGTGCTAG